A single Nostoc sp. PCC 7107 DNA region contains:
- the psbQ gene encoding photosystem II protein PsbQ, with protein sequence MARQRSIFSIILVFLATFLISCGGPRVAVAPPTYTADQIAQIQEYVPEIQTVRDRADELKDLIQTNEWIDVGNFIHGPMAEARLTMTYITPHLLPKDQTAARQITKDLLTHLVKLDQAAGRGNSLVALNNYQAVFTDVDKFLQLLPEGSKQAES encoded by the coding sequence ATGGCGCGTCAACGCTCGATTTTCTCAATCATTCTGGTATTCTTGGCTACATTCCTCATTAGTTGTGGTGGCCCTAGGGTCGCAGTTGCACCTCCAACTTATACAGCAGACCAAATTGCCCAAATTCAGGAATACGTGCCTGAAATTCAGACTGTGCGCGATCGCGCAGACGAACTCAAAGACCTCATCCAAACAAATGAGTGGATTGATGTGGGTAACTTTATTCATGGCCCAATGGCAGAAGCTAGACTGACCATGACTTACATCACGCCCCATCTTCTTCCTAAAGACCAAACCGCAGCCCGTCAAATTACCAAAGATTTACTTACCCACTTGGTAAAACTTGATCAAGCAGCTGGTAGAGGCAATAGTTTAGTTGCTTTGAATAACTACCAAGCCGTCTTTACAGATGTTGACAAATTTCTCCAACTACTGCCTGAAGGTAGCAAGCAAGCTGAGTCCTAA
- a CDS encoding FAD-binding oxidoreductase: protein MSHVIIIGCGVIGAAIAYHLSQVTGLQITVIDQNQPAQASTGAALGVLMGAISQKIKGKAWRLRQTSIERYETLVPELEALTGRKIPFNRQGILHLCWEAENFENWAKLVEIRHSQGWNLEIWDRAKLKSMCPQVNNDKITGAVYSPQDRQLDPTALTLALVEAAQHKGVTFKFGVNVLNISPKSIATTEGNIAADWIVVAAGLGSTLLTAQLNQKVDIRPVLGQALQLHLESPIGNPEFQPMITCNDVHIVPIGGRDYWIGATVEFPTNGDEIPPNHQLLEDVKQQAIAFCPELASATITRTWAGLRPRPEGRPAPIIEKLPGFNNILLATGHYRNGVLLAPATASAIREMITSQDCQ from the coding sequence ATGAGTCATGTAATTATTATCGGTTGTGGCGTCATTGGAGCCGCGATCGCATATCACCTAAGTCAAGTAACAGGGTTGCAAATTACTGTGATTGACCAAAACCAACCTGCACAAGCTTCTACAGGTGCAGCCCTTGGTGTTTTGATGGGGGCTATCAGTCAAAAAATCAAGGGTAAAGCTTGGCGACTACGACAAACCAGCATTGAACGTTATGAAACCTTAGTTCCCGAACTAGAAGCATTAACTGGGCGGAAAATACCCTTCAATCGTCAAGGTATTCTTCATTTGTGTTGGGAAGCAGAAAATTTTGAGAATTGGGCAAAACTAGTGGAAATTCGCCATTCTCAAGGGTGGAATTTAGAAATATGGGACAGGGCGAAACTCAAGAGTATGTGTCCCCAAGTGAATAATGACAAAATTACTGGCGCTGTCTACTCCCCTCAAGACCGTCAACTTGACCCCACAGCCCTTACATTAGCCTTAGTAGAAGCCGCCCAACACAAAGGCGTAACTTTCAAATTTGGCGTGAATGTTTTAAATATCTCACCAAAATCAATCGCAACTACAGAAGGTAATATTGCTGCTGATTGGATTGTGGTGGCGGCTGGACTGGGTTCTACACTTCTGACAGCCCAGTTAAACCAAAAAGTTGATATCCGCCCTGTTCTCGGACAAGCATTACAACTGCACTTAGAAAGCCCCATCGGCAATCCTGAATTTCAGCCGATGATTACCTGTAATGATGTGCATATCGTTCCTATAGGTGGCAGAGATTATTGGATAGGCGCAACGGTGGAGTTTCCCACTAATGGCGACGAAATCCCACCTAATCATCAACTATTAGAGGATGTTAAACAACAAGCGATCGCCTTTTGTCCAGAACTCGCCTCAGCGACGATTACCCGCACCTGGGCAGGGTTGCGTCCCCGCCCAGAAGGTCGCCCAGCACCAATAATTGAAAAACTGCCAGGATTTAACAATATCCTCCTCGCTACCGGACATTATCGTAACGGTGTGTTACTAGCACCTGCAACAGCATCTGCGATTCGTGAGATGATTACTTCTCAGGATTGTCAATAG